The Sesamum indicum cultivar Zhongzhi No. 13 linkage group LG6, S_indicum_v1.0, whole genome shotgun sequence genome has a segment encoding these proteins:
- the LOC105164910 gene encoding putative UDP-sugar transporter DDB_G0278631 isoform X1, translating to MDYQSDSIPYLSLFAALSYGVASMAMVFINKAVLMQYAQSMTLLTLQQLVTALLIHFGRVMGYTKARGFNMATAKKLLLVSLFYNANVAFALASLKGVNIPMYIAIKRLTPLAVLVAGFFTGKGRPTTQVTMSVLLTAAGVLIAALGDFSFDLFGYTMAFTSVFFQTMYLVLVEKSGAEDGLSSIEIMFYNSVLSLPFLLFLIIATGEFPNSLSVLFTKSASLSFLVILLLSLVMSIVLNYTMFLCTIVNSALTTTIVGVLKGVGSTTLGFVLLGGVQVHALNVTGLVINTAGGVWYSLAKYQQKKRNKLPKLMTDVDGHRK from the exons ATGGATTACCAGTCGGATTCAATTCCATATTTGAg TTTATTTGCGGCCTTATCGTATGGAGTTGCCTCAATGGCGATGGTGTTCATCAATAAGGCGGTGCTCATGCAGTACGCACAATCAATGACTCTCCTTACCCTTCAG CAATTGGTGACTGCTTTGCTTATACACTTTGGCAGAGTAATGGGATACACAAAAGCCAGAGGATTTAATATGGCGACAGCCAAAAAGCTTCTTCTAGTTTCCTTATTTTACAATGCCAATGTGGCCTTTGCATTAGCTAGTCTGAAAGGAGTAAACATTCCAATGTACATTGCCATCAAAAGGCTCACGCCGCTTGCCGTACTTGTAGCTGGATTCTTTACTGGAAAGGGGAGACCTACAACTCAG gTCACTATGTCTGTACTTCTCACTGCTGCTGGAGTTCTTATAGCAGCACTTGGAGATTTTTCCTTTGATCTTTTTGGGTATACCATGGCCTTCACTTCTGTTTTTTTCCAG ACCATGTATCTTGTATTAGTGGAGAAATCAGGGGCAGAAGATGGGCTTTCCTCGATTGAAATCATGTTTTACAACAGTGTTTTGTCGTTGCCATTTCTTCTATTCCTCATCATAGCTACTGGAGAATTTCCAAATTCTTTGTCAGTACTATTTACAAAG AGTGCTTCATTATCATTCTTggttattcttcttctttccctGGTGATGAGCATAGTTCTGAACTACACCATGTTCTTGTGCACCATTGTCAACTCCGCTTTAACTACTACCATAGTCGGCGTCCTCAAGGGAGTTGGCTCCACG ACCCTCGGCTTTGTGTTACTGGGGGGAGTGCAAGTACATGCTCTGAACGTCACCGGGCTGGTAATCAACACTGCCGGTGGGGTGTGGTATTCACTCGCAAAGTATcagcagaagaagaggaaCAAGTTGCCTAAGCTGATGACAGATGTCGACGGCCATCGAAAATGA
- the LOC105164910 gene encoding putative UDP-sugar transporter DDB_G0278631 isoform X2, producing the protein MGYTKARGFNMATAKKLLLVSLFYNANVAFALASLKGVNIPMYIAIKRLTPLAVLVAGFFTGKGRPTTQVTMSVLLTAAGVLIAALGDFSFDLFGYTMAFTSVFFQTMYLVLVEKSGAEDGLSSIEIMFYNSVLSLPFLLFLIIATGEFPNSLSVLFTKSASLSFLVILLLSLVMSIVLNYTMFLCTIVNSALTTTIVGVLKGVGSTTLGFVLLGGVQVHALNVTGLVINTAGGVWYSLAKYQQKKRNKLPKLMTDVDGHRK; encoded by the exons ATGGGATACACAAAAGCCAGAGGATTTAATATGGCGACAGCCAAAAAGCTTCTTCTAGTTTCCTTATTTTACAATGCCAATGTGGCCTTTGCATTAGCTAGTCTGAAAGGAGTAAACATTCCAATGTACATTGCCATCAAAAGGCTCACGCCGCTTGCCGTACTTGTAGCTGGATTCTTTACTGGAAAGGGGAGACCTACAACTCAG gTCACTATGTCTGTACTTCTCACTGCTGCTGGAGTTCTTATAGCAGCACTTGGAGATTTTTCCTTTGATCTTTTTGGGTATACCATGGCCTTCACTTCTGTTTTTTTCCAG ACCATGTATCTTGTATTAGTGGAGAAATCAGGGGCAGAAGATGGGCTTTCCTCGATTGAAATCATGTTTTACAACAGTGTTTTGTCGTTGCCATTTCTTCTATTCCTCATCATAGCTACTGGAGAATTTCCAAATTCTTTGTCAGTACTATTTACAAAG AGTGCTTCATTATCATTCTTggttattcttcttctttccctGGTGATGAGCATAGTTCTGAACTACACCATGTTCTTGTGCACCATTGTCAACTCCGCTTTAACTACTACCATAGTCGGCGTCCTCAAGGGAGTTGGCTCCACG ACCCTCGGCTTTGTGTTACTGGGGGGAGTGCAAGTACATGCTCTGAACGTCACCGGGCTGGTAATCAACACTGCCGGTGGGGTGTGGTATTCACTCGCAAAGTATcagcagaagaagaggaaCAAGTTGCCTAAGCTGATGACAGATGTCGACGGCCATCGAAAATGA
- the LOC105164911 gene encoding fasciclin-like arabinogalactan protein 3, with product MSPSTSALILVSAVLLLSSATTSAFNVTLILEKYPDYTEFNNLLSKTGVADEINRRNTITILALSNGRFGDISSKKEDVQKRIISTHVVLDYYDVAKLKQYNTSKGPLTTLCQTYGQAKQQQGFLNVVVKDSEVFLSSAVKGASMDSKVESSVASQPYNISILSISSPIIAPGIDGALSPASAKQPNAAAPAGSEGPAVAEGPKQEEAAAGPEGEGTSAADGSSELSPNANSAAVKQAMSGFGLIAAVASLVAGF from the coding sequence atgagtcCCTCCACCTCCGCCTTAATCCTCGTCTCCGCCGTGCTTCTCCTTTCGTCGGCCACCACCTCCGCCTTCAATGTCACCCTAATCCTAGAGAAGTACCCTGATTACACTGAGTTCAACAACCTTCTCTCCAAGACTGGTGTAGCCGATGAGATCAACCGTCGCAATACCATCACCATTCTCGCCCTAAGCAACGGCCGCTTCGGCGACATCTCCAGTAAAAAGGAGGATGTCCAGAAGAGAATCATCAGCACCCACGTCGTCCTTGATTACTATGATGTCGCGAAACTCAAACAATATAATACCAGTAAGGGTCCCCTCACCACGCTCTGCCAGACGTACGGGCAGGCCAAGCAACAACAGGGCTTCCTCAATGTTGTCGTCAAGGACAGCGAGGTTTTTCTCAGCTCCGCCGTGAAGGGCGCCTCAATGGATTCCAAAGTTGAGAGTTCCGTTGCTTCGCAGCCTTATAACATCTCGATTCTCAGCATTTCTAGCCCAATTATTGCTCCCGGAATCGACGGGGCCTTGAGCCCAGCGTCGGCTAAGCAGCCGAATGCCGCCGCCCCAGCAGGTAGTGAGGGGCCTGCAGTGGCGGAAGGGCCAAAGCAAGAAGAGGCTGCTGCTGGTCCAGAGGGTGAAGGTACATCGGCGGCAGATGGTAGCTCAGAGCTATCTCCAAATGCAAACAGCGCCGCCGTGAAGCAGGCGATGTCTGGATTTGGGTTGATAGCAGCGGTGGCATCATTGGTTGCAGGTTTCTAG
- the LOC105164912 gene encoding fasciclin-like arabinogalactan protein 5, whose protein sequence is MNSQLEGAVVAQPYNISVLSISSPIIANGIDGNRSPMPPQAAPSPSDAASSPTDDAPASAESPEVSVTNADAPTSSDGTSPNPAEAPADSPNSPADAADADKAKSSAMVSGVSFAWTVALASLVAASL, encoded by the coding sequence ATGAACTCCCAGCTCGAAGGCGCCGTCGTTGCGCAGCCCTACAACATTTCCGTTCTCAGCATTTCTAGCCCCATCATTGCTAACGGAATCGATGGAAACAGGAGCCCCATGCCTCCCCAGGCCGCCCCCTCCCCATCCGATGCTGCGTCTTCACCTACCGACGACGCTCCTGCCTCAGCCGAAAGCCCGGAGGTATCTGTCACTAATGCTGACGCTCCGACCAGCAGCGACGGCACGTCCCCTAACCCAGCTGAAGCTCCTGCCGATTCTCCAAATTCCCCGGCTGATGCTGCCGATGCCGATAAAGCGAAAAGCAGTGCCATGGTTTCTGGGGTCTCATTCGCCTGGACAGTGGCGTTGGCGTCGCTGGTTGCTGCAAGTCTTTGA